Proteins encoded within one genomic window of Gasterosteus aculeatus chromosome 18, fGasAcu3.hap1.1, whole genome shotgun sequence:
- the disp1 gene encoding protein dispatched homolog 1 isoform X3 — MLLHHHYKGMSACCSRVVCAPLARIHVNLFLLPFAVFVPQKGFEPRGTAIGQRLVTWNNMVKNTGYKATLANYPFKYADEQAKNHHEPRWPKDHSDRDKRQAEWDFSKEFFCDVPSDRYSRLVFTSAEGKNLWSIQAIKSMCNLDNSRVRSHRDYWSLCQRTNDASCCPSWTLGNYVAVLTNRSSCQKITERDVTHTLKILRSCAKHYHNGTLGPDCWDMALRRKDQLKCGSVPRKCTKYNAVYQILHFLVDKDFLSPKSLEFPPSVLKHSMLFSPTEKGESMMNIYLDNFENWNSSDGITTVTGIEFGIKHDLFQDYLLTDTVYPAIAIVIVLLVMCVYTRSVFITLMTIIAIISSLIVSYFLYRLVFNFEFFPFMNLTALIILVGIGADDAFVLCDVWNYTKFDKPRAELSETVGVTLQHAALSMFVTSFTTAAAFYANYVSNITAIRCFGVYAGTAILVNYILMVTWLPAVVVLHERYLPSLFPCAKPAEQQRGCCTRTFWAGLCQKANDCLSTVSEGSQTFFEKVLPCVVIKLRYLWLFWFLAITVGGAYVVCVNPKMKLPSLELAEFQVFRSSHPFERYDAEYKKLFMFERVHHGEDLHMPITIIWGVLPVDNGDPLNPKNKGKLMLDSSFNIASRASQQWILNFCQKLRNQSFVFQSEEQDFTSCFIETFKQWMENQDCEPEPSVYPCCSQSTFPYKQEVFELCIKRAIMELDRSTNYHLDSKTPGPRFDINDTIRAIVLEFKSTYLFTLAYEKMYHFYLEVDAWIAEELRYAPAGLSHGWFISNLEFYDLQDSLSDGTLVAMALSVAVAFSVMLLTTWNVIISLYAILSIAGTIFVTVGSLVLLGWELNILESVTISVAVGLSVDFAVHYGVAYRLAPEPDRDGKVIFSLSRMGSAIAMAALTTFVAGAMMMPSTVLAYTQLGTFMMLIMCISWAFATFFFQCMCRCLGPQGTCGQIPLPKKMQCQVFSEVTSTCPSPRGKGSSLGKYQLGNSDGEVEHYELEPLASGQKPEGEEQQEEGPQPRDAPGSHSHHESQAGGGRTGPSRVQCAQNANGACGEPCPAHHQPQWWTCHCAPPPKDTASCPPPPQLSGKTQGSQHPPLLPTDLDPAHTECRMHYVHCLPTHFHHCSQGRVVPPRQGPAHSCHFRKYCVHKATLQAGSSREQGSTAAALTHDVDPTPPSEPVGHEHDQAHEAGALSLGGSRTASTASPTRPQTLCPSSPSPMGGDSGGDTHASTTSTDPPPQTDACCRISGNQEKLKGLKSVKKCKRSSRSRRASGASPKKLYCFNRTLKVKCNSASESSAPPSAAANPSSESLC; from the exons TCACCACGAACCCAGGTGGCCCAAGGACCACAGTGATAGAGACAAACGACAAGCAGAGTGGGACTTCAGTAAAGAGTTCTTCTGTGATGTGCCAA GTGACCGTTACTCTAGACTGGTGTTCACATCAGCTGAGGGGAAGAACCTGTGGAGCATTCAGGCCATCAAATCTATGTGTAATCTGGACAACTCGAGG GTGCGTTCCCACCGCGACTACTGGAGTCTGTGCCAGCGCACCAATGACGCCTCCTGCTGTCCGAGCTGGACACTCGGCAACTACGTCGCCGTCCTCACCAACAGGTCGTCCTGTCAGAAGATCACAGAGCGCGACGTGACTCACACGCTCAAGATTCTGCGATCGTGCGCCAAGCACTAccacaacggcacgctgggaCCCGACTGCTGGGACATGGCCCTGCGCCGCAAAGACCAGCTCAAGTGTGGCAGCGTGCCCCGGAAGTGCACCAAGTACAACGCCGTCTACCAGatcctccacttcctggtggacaAAGACTTCCTCAGTCCCAAGAGCCTGGAGTTCCCCCCGTCCGTGCTCAAGCACAGCATGCTCTTCTCGCCCACAGAGAAAGGCGAGTCCATGATGAACATCTACTTGGACAATTTTGAGAACTGGAATTCGTCAGACGGCATCACCACGGTCACGGGGATCGAGTTTGGGATCAAACACGACCTGTTCCAGGACTACCTGCTCACGGACACCGTGTACCCCGCCATAGCCATAGTGATCGTCCTGCTGGTCATGTGCGTGTACACGCGCTCCGTGTTCATCACTTTGATGACGATAATAGCCATCATCAGTTCGCTGATCGTGTCCTACTTCCTGTACCGACTGGTCTTCAACTTTGAGTTCTTCCCCTTCATGAACCTCACAGCCCTCATCATCCTGGTCGGCATCGGCGCCGATGACGCCTTCGTGCTCTGCGATGTGTGGAATTACACCAAGTTCGACAAGCCGCGCGCCGAGCTGTCCGAGACGGTCGGTGTGACGCTGCAGCACGCCGCGCTGTCCATGTTCGTCACCAGCttcaccaccgccgccgcctttTACGCCAACTACGTCAGCAACATCACCGCCATACGCTGCTTCGGTGTCTACGCGGGCACCGCCATTTTGGTGAACTACATTCTCATGGTGACCTGGCTGCCGGCCGTGGTGGTGCTACACGAACGCTACCTGCCCAGCCTGTTCCCCTGCGCCAAGCCTGCGGAGCAGCAACGGGGCTGCTGCACCCGGACGTTCTGGGCGGGTCTCTGTCAGAAGGCCAACGACTGCCTGTCCACCGTCTCCGAAGGTTCCCAGACCTTCTTCGAGAAGGTGCTGCCCTGCGTCGTCATCAAACTGCGCTACCTGTGGCTCTTCTGGTTCCTCGCCATCACCGTGGGCGGGGCCTATGTGGTTTGCGTCAACCCGAAGATGAAGCTGCCGTCTCTGGAGCTGGCCGAGTTTCAGGTGTTCCGCTCCTCGCACCCGTTCGAGCGCTACGACGCCGAGTACAAGAAGCTCTTCATGTTCGAGAGGGTTCATCACGGCGAGGACCTCCACATGCCAATCACCATCATCTGGGGCGTGTTGCCTGTGGACAACGGCGACCCCCTGAACCCAAAGAACAAAGGAAAGCTGATGCTCGACAGCAGCTTCAACATTGCCAGTCGGGCTTCTCAGCAGTGGATTCTCAACTTCTGCCAGAAGCTGAGAAATCAGAGCTTTGTGTTCCAGTCAGAGGAGCAGGACTTCACCAGCTGCTTCATTGAGACGTTCAAACAG TGGATGGAGAACCAGGACTGTGAACCTGAGCCTTCCGTATACCCCTGCTGCAGTCAGTCCACCTTCCCCTACAAGCAGGAAGTGTTTGAGCTGTGCATCAAGAGGGCCATCATGGAGCTGGACCGGAGTACCAACTACCATCTGGACAGCAAGACCCCTGGACCTCGATTCGACATCAATGACACCATTAGAGCCATAGTGTTGGAGTTCAAGAGCACCTACCTCTTCACCCTGGCCTATGAGAAGATGTACCACTTCTACCTGGAG GTGGACGCCTGGATCGCCGAGGAGCTGCGGTACGCTCCGGCAGGCCTCAGCCACGGCTGGTTCATCAGCAACCTGGAGTTCTACGACCTCCAGGACAGCCTATCGGACGGCACCCTGGTTGCCATGGCGCTGTCTGTGGCCGTGGCCTTCAGCGTGATGCTGCTGACCACCTGGAATGTCATCATCAGTCTGTACGCCATCCTGTCGATCGCCGGCACCATCTTCGTGACGGTGGGCTCCCTGGTGCTCCTCGGCTGGGAGCTCAACATCTTGGAGTCCGTCACCATATCCGTCGCGGTTGGGCTCTCCGTGGACTTCGCCGTCCACTACGGCGTGGCCTACCGGCTCGCCCCTGAGCCCGATCGCGATGGAAAGGTGATTTTCTCCCTCAGCCGCATGGGCTCTGCCATCGCCATGGCAGCGCTGACCACCTTTGTCGCGGGGGCCATGATGATGCCCTCGACCGTCCTGGCCTACACCCAGCTGGGCACGTTCATGATGCTGATCATGTGCATCAGCTGGGCCTTTGCCACCTTCTTCTTTCAGTGCATGTGCCGCTGCCTGGGGCCCCAGGGGACCTGTGGCCAGATCCCCCTTCCCAAGAAGATGCAGTGTCAGGTGTTCTCCGAGGTCACGTCCACATGCCCCTCACCTCGAGGGAAAGGCTCCAGCCTCGGAAAGTACCAGCTGGGTAACAGCGACGGGGAGGTGGAGCATTATGAGTTGGAGCCCCTGGCCTCGGGTCAGAAGCCTGAAggtgaggagcagcaggaggagggtccTCAGCCACGCGACGCCCCGGGCTCTCACTCCCACCACGAGAGCCAAGCGGGGGGCGGTAGAACCGGGCCTTCCAGGGTCCAGTGCGCTCAAAATGCTAACGGCGCCTGCGGGGAGCCCTGTCCTGCTCATCACCAGCCTCAGTGGTGGACCTGCCACTGTGCTCCACCTCCAAAGGACACTGCTTcctgcccgccccccccacagctcTCAGGAAAGACCCAGGGTTCACAACACCCACCTCTGCTCCCCACAGACCTGGACCCGGCCCACACAGAGTGCCGTATGCACTATGTCCACTGCCTCCCCACCCATTTCCACCATTGCTCACAGGGGAGAGTAGTGCCCCCCAGGCAAGGACCTGCCCACAGCTGCCATTTCAGGAAGTATTGCGTCCACAAGGCAACCCTGCAGGCTGGTTCTAGCAGAGAGCAGGGGTCCACCGCCGCGGCTTTGACCCACGACGTGgacccgacccccccctccgAGCCCGTCGGACACGAGCACGACCAGGCACACGAGGCGGGGGCCCTGAGCCTCGGCGGCAGCCGAACGGCCAGCACCGCGTCCCCGACACGGCCTCAGACTCtgtgcccctcctccccctcgccgaTGGGAGGGGACAGTGGCGGCGATACGCACGCCTCCACCACgtccacagacccccccccgcaAACGGACGCTTGTTGTAGGATCTCTGGCAACCAGGAGAAGCTCAAAGGTTTGAAAAGCGTCAAAAAGTGCAAGAGGAGTTCCAGAAGCCGGCGGGCGTCCGGCGCCTCCCCCAAGAAGCTCTACTGCTTCAACAGGACGTTGAAAGTCAAGTGCAACTCAGCGTCCGAGTCCAGCGCGCCTCCTTCCGCCGCCGCCAACCCGTCTTCTGAGAGCTTATGTTGA
- the disp1 gene encoding protein dispatched homolog 1 isoform X4, translating into MVKNTGYKATLANYPFKYADEQAKNHHEPRWPKDHSDRDKRQAEWDFSKEFFCDVPSDRYSRLVFTSAEGKNLWSIQAIKSMCNLDNSRVRSHRDYWSLCQRTNDASCCPSWTLGNYVAVLTNRSSCQKITERDVTHTLKILRSCAKHYHNGTLGPDCWDMALRRKDQLKCGSVPRKCTKYNAVYQILHFLVDKDFLSPKSLEFPPSVLKHSMLFSPTEKGESMMNIYLDNFENWNSSDGITTVTGIEFGIKHDLFQDYLLTDTVYPAIAIVIVLLVMCVYTRSVFITLMTIIAIISSLIVSYFLYRLVFNFEFFPFMNLTALIILVGIGADDAFVLCDVWNYTKFDKPRAELSETVGVTLQHAALSMFVTSFTTAAAFYANYVSNITAIRCFGVYAGTAILVNYILMVTWLPAVVVLHERYLPSLFPCAKPAEQQRGCCTRTFWAGLCQKANDCLSTVSEGSQTFFEKVLPCVVIKLRYLWLFWFLAITVGGAYVVCVNPKMKLPSLELAEFQVFRSSHPFERYDAEYKKLFMFERVHHGEDLHMPITIIWGVLPVDNGDPLNPKNKGKLMLDSSFNIASRASQQWILNFCQKLRNQSFVFQSEEQDFTSCFIETFKQWMENQDCEPEPSVYPCCSQSTFPYKQEVFELCIKRAIMELDRSTNYHLDSKTPGPRFDINDTIRAIVLEFKSTYLFTLAYEKMYHFYLEVDAWIAEELRYAPAGLSHGWFISNLEFYDLQDSLSDGTLVAMALSVAVAFSVMLLTTWNVIISLYAILSIAGTIFVTVGSLVLLGWELNILESVTISVAVGLSVDFAVHYGVAYRLAPEPDRDGKVIFSLSRMGSAIAMAALTTFVAGAMMMPSTVLAYTQLGTFMMLIMCISWAFATFFFQCMCRCLGPQGTCGQIPLPKKMQCQVFSEVTSTCPSPRGKGSSLGKYQLGNSDGEVEHYELEPLASGQKPEGEEQQEEGPQPRDAPGSHSHHESQAGGGRTGPSRVQCAQNANGACGEPCPAHHQPQWWTCHCAPPPKDTASCPPPPQLSGKTQGSQHPPLLPTDLDPAHTECRMHYVHCLPTHFHHCSQGRVVPPRQGPAHSCHFRKYCVHKATLQAGSSREQGSTAAALTHDVDPTPPSEPVGHEHDQAHEAGALSLGGSRTASTASPTRPQTLCPSSPSPMGGDSGGDTHASTTSTDPPPQTDACCRISGNQEKLKGLKSVKKCKRSSRSRRASGASPKKLYCFNRTLKVKCNSASESSAPPSAAANPSSESLC; encoded by the exons TCACCACGAACCCAGGTGGCCCAAGGACCACAGTGATAGAGACAAACGACAAGCAGAGTGGGACTTCAGTAAAGAGTTCTTCTGTGATGTGCCAA GTGACCGTTACTCTAGACTGGTGTTCACATCAGCTGAGGGGAAGAACCTGTGGAGCATTCAGGCCATCAAATCTATGTGTAATCTGGACAACTCGAGG GTGCGTTCCCACCGCGACTACTGGAGTCTGTGCCAGCGCACCAATGACGCCTCCTGCTGTCCGAGCTGGACACTCGGCAACTACGTCGCCGTCCTCACCAACAGGTCGTCCTGTCAGAAGATCACAGAGCGCGACGTGACTCACACGCTCAAGATTCTGCGATCGTGCGCCAAGCACTAccacaacggcacgctgggaCCCGACTGCTGGGACATGGCCCTGCGCCGCAAAGACCAGCTCAAGTGTGGCAGCGTGCCCCGGAAGTGCACCAAGTACAACGCCGTCTACCAGatcctccacttcctggtggacaAAGACTTCCTCAGTCCCAAGAGCCTGGAGTTCCCCCCGTCCGTGCTCAAGCACAGCATGCTCTTCTCGCCCACAGAGAAAGGCGAGTCCATGATGAACATCTACTTGGACAATTTTGAGAACTGGAATTCGTCAGACGGCATCACCACGGTCACGGGGATCGAGTTTGGGATCAAACACGACCTGTTCCAGGACTACCTGCTCACGGACACCGTGTACCCCGCCATAGCCATAGTGATCGTCCTGCTGGTCATGTGCGTGTACACGCGCTCCGTGTTCATCACTTTGATGACGATAATAGCCATCATCAGTTCGCTGATCGTGTCCTACTTCCTGTACCGACTGGTCTTCAACTTTGAGTTCTTCCCCTTCATGAACCTCACAGCCCTCATCATCCTGGTCGGCATCGGCGCCGATGACGCCTTCGTGCTCTGCGATGTGTGGAATTACACCAAGTTCGACAAGCCGCGCGCCGAGCTGTCCGAGACGGTCGGTGTGACGCTGCAGCACGCCGCGCTGTCCATGTTCGTCACCAGCttcaccaccgccgccgcctttTACGCCAACTACGTCAGCAACATCACCGCCATACGCTGCTTCGGTGTCTACGCGGGCACCGCCATTTTGGTGAACTACATTCTCATGGTGACCTGGCTGCCGGCCGTGGTGGTGCTACACGAACGCTACCTGCCCAGCCTGTTCCCCTGCGCCAAGCCTGCGGAGCAGCAACGGGGCTGCTGCACCCGGACGTTCTGGGCGGGTCTCTGTCAGAAGGCCAACGACTGCCTGTCCACCGTCTCCGAAGGTTCCCAGACCTTCTTCGAGAAGGTGCTGCCCTGCGTCGTCATCAAACTGCGCTACCTGTGGCTCTTCTGGTTCCTCGCCATCACCGTGGGCGGGGCCTATGTGGTTTGCGTCAACCCGAAGATGAAGCTGCCGTCTCTGGAGCTGGCCGAGTTTCAGGTGTTCCGCTCCTCGCACCCGTTCGAGCGCTACGACGCCGAGTACAAGAAGCTCTTCATGTTCGAGAGGGTTCATCACGGCGAGGACCTCCACATGCCAATCACCATCATCTGGGGCGTGTTGCCTGTGGACAACGGCGACCCCCTGAACCCAAAGAACAAAGGAAAGCTGATGCTCGACAGCAGCTTCAACATTGCCAGTCGGGCTTCTCAGCAGTGGATTCTCAACTTCTGCCAGAAGCTGAGAAATCAGAGCTTTGTGTTCCAGTCAGAGGAGCAGGACTTCACCAGCTGCTTCATTGAGACGTTCAAACAG TGGATGGAGAACCAGGACTGTGAACCTGAGCCTTCCGTATACCCCTGCTGCAGTCAGTCCACCTTCCCCTACAAGCAGGAAGTGTTTGAGCTGTGCATCAAGAGGGCCATCATGGAGCTGGACCGGAGTACCAACTACCATCTGGACAGCAAGACCCCTGGACCTCGATTCGACATCAATGACACCATTAGAGCCATAGTGTTGGAGTTCAAGAGCACCTACCTCTTCACCCTGGCCTATGAGAAGATGTACCACTTCTACCTGGAG GTGGACGCCTGGATCGCCGAGGAGCTGCGGTACGCTCCGGCAGGCCTCAGCCACGGCTGGTTCATCAGCAACCTGGAGTTCTACGACCTCCAGGACAGCCTATCGGACGGCACCCTGGTTGCCATGGCGCTGTCTGTGGCCGTGGCCTTCAGCGTGATGCTGCTGACCACCTGGAATGTCATCATCAGTCTGTACGCCATCCTGTCGATCGCCGGCACCATCTTCGTGACGGTGGGCTCCCTGGTGCTCCTCGGCTGGGAGCTCAACATCTTGGAGTCCGTCACCATATCCGTCGCGGTTGGGCTCTCCGTGGACTTCGCCGTCCACTACGGCGTGGCCTACCGGCTCGCCCCTGAGCCCGATCGCGATGGAAAGGTGATTTTCTCCCTCAGCCGCATGGGCTCTGCCATCGCCATGGCAGCGCTGACCACCTTTGTCGCGGGGGCCATGATGATGCCCTCGACCGTCCTGGCCTACACCCAGCTGGGCACGTTCATGATGCTGATCATGTGCATCAGCTGGGCCTTTGCCACCTTCTTCTTTCAGTGCATGTGCCGCTGCCTGGGGCCCCAGGGGACCTGTGGCCAGATCCCCCTTCCCAAGAAGATGCAGTGTCAGGTGTTCTCCGAGGTCACGTCCACATGCCCCTCACCTCGAGGGAAAGGCTCCAGCCTCGGAAAGTACCAGCTGGGTAACAGCGACGGGGAGGTGGAGCATTATGAGTTGGAGCCCCTGGCCTCGGGTCAGAAGCCTGAAggtgaggagcagcaggaggagggtccTCAGCCACGCGACGCCCCGGGCTCTCACTCCCACCACGAGAGCCAAGCGGGGGGCGGTAGAACCGGGCCTTCCAGGGTCCAGTGCGCTCAAAATGCTAACGGCGCCTGCGGGGAGCCCTGTCCTGCTCATCACCAGCCTCAGTGGTGGACCTGCCACTGTGCTCCACCTCCAAAGGACACTGCTTcctgcccgccccccccacagctcTCAGGAAAGACCCAGGGTTCACAACACCCACCTCTGCTCCCCACAGACCTGGACCCGGCCCACACAGAGTGCCGTATGCACTATGTCCACTGCCTCCCCACCCATTTCCACCATTGCTCACAGGGGAGAGTAGTGCCCCCCAGGCAAGGACCTGCCCACAGCTGCCATTTCAGGAAGTATTGCGTCCACAAGGCAACCCTGCAGGCTGGTTCTAGCAGAGAGCAGGGGTCCACCGCCGCGGCTTTGACCCACGACGTGgacccgacccccccctccgAGCCCGTCGGACACGAGCACGACCAGGCACACGAGGCGGGGGCCCTGAGCCTCGGCGGCAGCCGAACGGCCAGCACCGCGTCCCCGACACGGCCTCAGACTCtgtgcccctcctccccctcgccgaTGGGAGGGGACAGTGGCGGCGATACGCACGCCTCCACCACgtccacagacccccccccgcaAACGGACGCTTGTTGTAGGATCTCTGGCAACCAGGAGAAGCTCAAAGGTTTGAAAAGCGTCAAAAAGTGCAAGAGGAGTTCCAGAAGCCGGCGGGCGTCCGGCGCCTCCCCCAAGAAGCTCTACTGCTTCAACAGGACGTTGAAAGTCAAGTGCAACTCAGCGTCCGAGTCCAGCGCGCCTCCTTCCGCCGCCGCCAACCCGTCTTCTGAGAGCTTATGTTGA